A genomic segment from Candidatus Brocadia sinica JPN1 encodes:
- a CDS encoding V-type ATP synthase subunit A, whose amino-acid sequence MGNNGTIIRVSGPLVVARGLGGTRIYDMVRVGNYKLFGEVVEIRGEEYSIQVYEETEGVGPGEPVYPTFGAFSVELGPGLIGGIYDGVQRPLDALNRLYGDYIVRGIEQPPLDRTKRWHFYPLKRVGDEIIAGDIIGYVQETKLVQHKIMVPRDIKGKLSTIEEKEGTIEDIIAKVETATGTKELSMLQKWPVRQPREVKKKQHTTVPLVTGQRVIDMFFPVTKGGVACIPGPFGSGKTVIQHQLARWADADIIVYVGCGERGNEMTEVLIDFPILKDPKTGEPLMERTVLIANTSNMPVAAREASIFTGITIAEYYRDMGYSVALMADSTSRWGEAMREMSGRLEEMPGEEGFPTYLGSRLASFYERAGNVVCLGSDGRQGSLSVVGAVSPPGGDLSEPVTQSTLRVVKAFWGLDDRLASQRQFPAINWLTSYSLYQDVVDEFSTIHVHKDWKAYRMKAMELLQREAELEELVRLVGVESLSSRDRLLMEVARMIREDFLYQNAYDLRDTYSPLKKQFLMLAIILKFYDTANELLKSQVELSAIISVSALSDIAQMRFISEENLGEFDQLEVKMIKELKGLSGSK is encoded by the coding sequence ATGGGCAATAACGGAACAATCATCAGGGTTTCTGGTCCCCTTGTCGTAGCCAGGGGATTAGGTGGAACACGCATATACGACATGGTTCGTGTGGGAAATTACAAACTCTTTGGTGAGGTGGTAGAGATACGGGGTGAAGAGTACTCCATACAGGTCTATGAAGAGACAGAGGGCGTAGGTCCGGGAGAACCCGTCTATCCCACCTTTGGCGCCTTTAGTGTAGAACTGGGACCAGGACTTATCGGCGGAATTTATGATGGTGTACAGAGACCACTGGATGCCCTGAATCGTTTATACGGTGATTATATTGTAAGAGGTATTGAACAACCACCGCTGGATAGAACAAAGAGATGGCATTTTTATCCTTTAAAACGTGTAGGTGACGAAATTATTGCTGGTGATATAATTGGTTATGTTCAGGAAACAAAACTTGTACAGCATAAGATTATGGTACCAAGGGATATCAAAGGCAAGCTATCCACGATCGAAGAAAAAGAGGGGACGATAGAGGATATCATTGCAAAGGTTGAGACTGCCACTGGTACAAAAGAGTTGAGCATGCTCCAGAAGTGGCCGGTAAGACAACCGCGGGAAGTAAAGAAAAAACAACATACCACAGTTCCCCTGGTTACAGGCCAACGGGTTATCGATATGTTTTTCCCTGTTACAAAGGGTGGCGTTGCCTGCATACCTGGTCCTTTTGGAAGTGGCAAGACGGTAATCCAGCATCAGCTTGCCCGCTGGGCAGATGCAGATATAATTGTTTATGTGGGGTGTGGTGAACGCGGGAATGAAATGACAGAGGTGTTGATCGATTTCCCCATCTTAAAGGACCCGAAAACGGGCGAACCCCTCATGGAACGAACGGTATTGATTGCCAATACTTCCAATATGCCTGTAGCGGCACGGGAGGCGTCCATATTTACGGGAATTACTATTGCCGAGTATTACCGGGATATGGGGTACAGCGTTGCCCTCATGGCCGATTCCACCTCCCGTTGGGGCGAGGCCATGCGTGAGATGTCCGGCCGACTTGAAGAGATGCCTGGCGAAGAAGGTTTTCCGACATACCTGGGTTCCAGACTTGCCAGTTTTTATGAGCGGGCGGGAAATGTGGTCTGTCTTGGTTCGGATGGAAGGCAGGGAAGTTTAAGTGTGGTTGGGGCTGTCTCACCCCCCGGGGGGGATTTGTCTGAACCGGTAACCCAAAGCACCTTGCGGGTTGTCAAGGCCTTCTGGGGACTCGATGACAGGCTGGCTTCTCAAAGACAATTCCCGGCGATTAATTGGTTGACCAGCTATTCCCTTTACCAGGATGTCGTGGATGAGTTTTCTACTATTCATGTCCATAAGGACTGGAAGGCATATCGAATGAAGGCAATGGAACTATTGCAAAGAGAGGCTGAACTTGAGGAATTAGTACGGTTAGTAGGTGTAGAATCTCTTTCCTCAAGGGATCGGCTTCTCATGGAAGTCGCCCGAATGATCCGCGAAGATTTTCTGTATCAGAATGCCTATGACCTCCGCGATACGTATAGCCCCCTGAAAAAACAATTCCTTATGTTAGCCATAATCCTCAAATTTTATGACACGGCAAATGAATTGTTGAAATCGCAAGTTGAGCTTTCTGCGATAATCTCCGTATCAGCCTTATCAGATATTGCACAAATGCGTTTTATTTCTGAGGAAAATCTGGGTGAGTTTGATCAGCTGGAAGTAAAAATGATAAAGGAGTTAAAGGGCTTGTCAGGAAGTAAATAG
- a CDS encoding four helix bundle protein, whose product MQNDKSKFKDEFKRRIYRFALEIIKFIDELLKEKTSETIGKQLLRSAISIGANVAEANAASSKKDYTNFFNYALKSANETKFWLGLLRDSGKADKTMANNLLKETTEIANILASSILTLKGKR is encoded by the coding sequence ATGCAAAATGACAAATCAAAATTCAAAGATGAGTTCAAGAGACGAATTTATAGATTCGCACTTGAAATAATTAAGTTCATTGACGAGTTGCTAAAAGAAAAGACCAGTGAAACCATTGGCAAGCAACTACTTCGGAGTGCTATCAGTATTGGAGCTAATGTGGCTGAGGCCAATGCAGCCAGTTCCAAGAAGGACTACACAAATTTCTTTAATTATGCTTTAAAATCTGCTAATGAAACCAAATTTTGGTTAGGACTGTTAAGGGACTCAGGTAAAGCTGATAAAACTATGGCTAATAACCTATTGAAAGAAACGACTGAAATCGCCAACATATTAGCATCCAGTATACTGACTTTGAAGGGCAAGAGGTAG
- a CDS encoding V-type ATP synthase subunit B encodes MFKEYLNIRDIIGPLILLQEVEGVSYGELAEIKLTSGEMRRGRVLEIADRNALIQVFEGTQGIARGNVKVKFLGKGMEIGVSPDIMGRIFNGAGETIDEGPPIIPTKFLNINGNPINPCARDYPKEFIQTGISSLDSMNSLVRGQKLPIFSGAGLPHAKIAAQIARQARVLQAEEKFAVVFAAMGVTFEESDYFITDFKRTGAIERAVLFINLADDPTIERIAVPRMALTVAEYLAYEQDAHILVILTDMTNYCDTLREISAARKEMPGRRGYPGYLYTDLATLYERAGRIKGKKGSITQIPILTMPEDDKTHPIPDLTGYITEGQIILSRLLHSQGIYPPIDVLPSLSRLKDKGIGKDKTREDHFDVVNQLYAAHARGKNVKELAIVLGESALTPLDVQYIKFSELFEKIFLQQGAEEDRTIEETLNLGWKILGFLPKTELKRIKQEYIEGYYKPWDNLLQKNTD; translated from the coding sequence TTGTTTAAAGAATATCTGAATATTCGGGATATCATTGGCCCACTCATTCTGTTACAGGAGGTAGAAGGGGTTTCTTATGGCGAACTTGCCGAAATAAAATTAACCAGTGGTGAGATGCGTCGTGGCAGGGTTTTGGAAATTGCAGACCGAAATGCCCTTATTCAGGTATTTGAGGGGACACAGGGAATCGCCAGGGGTAATGTTAAGGTAAAATTCCTGGGTAAAGGGATGGAGATTGGTGTATCTCCCGATATTATGGGAAGGATCTTCAACGGCGCTGGCGAAACGATTGACGAAGGCCCCCCTATTATTCCGACTAAATTTTTAAATATCAACGGCAATCCAATCAATCCTTGCGCCAGAGATTATCCAAAAGAATTTATTCAAACGGGCATTTCCTCTCTTGACAGTATGAATTCCCTCGTACGCGGCCAGAAACTACCTATTTTTTCAGGTGCAGGGCTTCCCCATGCAAAGATTGCCGCTCAGATAGCACGTCAGGCCAGGGTGCTTCAAGCCGAGGAAAAATTTGCCGTGGTCTTCGCAGCCATGGGAGTAACCTTTGAGGAGTCTGATTATTTTATAACGGATTTTAAACGGACAGGCGCCATCGAACGGGCAGTACTCTTCATTAATCTGGCTGATGACCCTACCATAGAGCGTATTGCCGTACCACGTATGGCGCTGACCGTAGCCGAATATCTTGCATACGAACAGGACGCGCACATTTTGGTCATACTCACGGATATGACAAACTATTGTGATACCCTTCGTGAAATCTCTGCAGCACGAAAAGAGATGCCAGGACGCCGTGGGTATCCGGGTTATTTATATACCGATCTTGCCACCCTCTATGAACGCGCAGGACGGATAAAAGGTAAAAAAGGTTCTATTACCCAGATACCCATCCTGACCATGCCGGAAGATGACAAGACACATCCTATCCCTGACCTCACAGGCTATATCACAGAAGGACAGATCATCCTCAGCCGTTTACTTCATTCACAAGGCATCTATCCTCCCATTGACGTCTTGCCCTCCCTTTCCCGACTCAAAGATAAGGGCATCGGTAAGGACAAGACACGGGAAGACCACTTTGATGTGGTAAATCAACTCTATGCTGCCCACGCCAGGGGAAAGAATGTCAAGGAACTGGCCATTGTATTGGGCGAATCAGCACTGACCCCTCTGGATGTGCAATATATAAAATTTTCAGAACTCTTTGAAAAGATATTCCTTCAACAGGGCGCGGAAGAGGATAGAACAATCGAAGAAACACTGAACCTTGGGTGGAAGATTTTAGGATTTTTGCCTAAAACAGAATTAAAAAGGATTAAACAAGAATATATTGAAGGATATTACAAACCCTGGGATAATTTATTACAGAAAAATACGGATTGA
- a CDS encoding V-type ATP synthase subunit D: MKLQINATKMEFFKLRRRLLMAVRGHKLLKDKNEGLMKEFLILVKAYKEARQKVDTDLPNHMKMFLLAQITSSSQNISTALEQSKGTLELKTLAKSILNIKVPVFEVSLTEDNSYSLIDTPTELDDAITQLKEFLPHIIRVAELEQSMRLLAKEIEKTRRRVNALEHVLIPQLQDSIKFIKSKLDEMERSNISRLMKIKEMLVSKTR, from the coding sequence ATGAAATTACAAATTAATGCCACCAAGATGGAGTTTTTTAAATTGCGTCGAAGGCTTTTAATGGCCGTACGGGGGCACAAACTCCTGAAAGATAAAAATGAAGGCCTGATGAAGGAATTTTTGATCCTGGTAAAAGCGTATAAAGAAGCACGTCAAAAGGTGGATACCGATTTGCCCAACCATATGAAAATGTTTCTCCTTGCACAGATTACCTCTTCTTCTCAAAACATATCCACTGCCTTAGAGCAATCGAAGGGAACATTAGAACTCAAGACTCTTGCGAAAAGCATATTGAATATTAAAGTACCTGTATTTGAAGTATCTTTAACCGAAGATAACTCCTATAGTCTTATAGATACGCCCACAGAACTCGATGATGCAATTACACAACTTAAGGAATTTCTTCCTCATATAATTCGGGTCGCTGAATTAGAGCAGTCTATGCGTCTGTTAGCTAAGGAGATAGAAAAGACCCGCAGGAGGGTAAATGCCCTGGAACACGTGCTTATTCCGCAACTACAGGATTCCATAAAATTTATCAAATCAAAATTGGACGAAATGGAACGTTCCAATATAAGCAGGCTCATGAAGATAAAAGAGATGCTGGTCTCAAAAACACGATAG
- a CDS encoding YbgA family protein, with product MGISSCLLGEKVRYDGRHKLDRFITDTLGQYFEWVPVCPECEYGLPVPREPLRLVGRPESPRLITIKTGIDHTEKMLQWAEKKLGELEQENLCGFIFKSKSPSSGIVGVKMYTPSGIPSQRGAGIFGGAFMKHFPLIPVIDDGRLHNPQLRENFIENVFVFQRWQKIQKSKSINDLVEFHTNHKLLMLAHSPRHYSSLGQLVASAKRVKQEDLFSAYIQGFTEGMRLLATPKKNANVLLHISGYFKKLISADEKQELLEIIENYRMSFIPLIVPITLIKHYVRKYNIAYLQRQHYLNPHPMELMLRNHV from the coding sequence ATGGGCATCAGCTCCTGTTTGCTTGGGGAAAAGGTGCGTTATGATGGCAGACATAAACTCGACCGCTTTATAACGGATACCCTTGGGCAGTATTTCGAATGGGTGCCTGTTTGCCCTGAATGTGAATACGGGCTTCCCGTACCACGGGAACCTCTACGCCTGGTAGGAAGACCTGAATCTCCGCGACTCATAACCATCAAGACCGGTATTGACCATACGGAAAAGATGCTACAATGGGCAGAGAAAAAACTCGGGGAATTAGAACAGGAAAATCTCTGCGGTTTCATCTTTAAGAGCAAATCCCCAAGTTCTGGCATTGTCGGTGTCAAGATGTATACTCCGTCTGGTATACCCAGTCAACGCGGCGCTGGCATCTTTGGCGGCGCTTTCATGAAACACTTTCCACTCATCCCGGTAATTGATGACGGACGTCTCCACAACCCCCAGTTAAGGGAAAATTTTATTGAGAACGTTTTTGTTTTTCAACGATGGCAGAAGATTCAGAAATCGAAGAGCATTAACGACCTGGTAGAGTTTCATACCAACCACAAACTTCTGATGCTGGCTCATAGTCCCAGGCATTACTCATCCCTGGGTCAACTCGTGGCAAGTGCAAAAAGGGTAAAGCAGGAAGACCTGTTTTCTGCATATATTCAGGGTTTCACGGAAGGAATGAGACTCCTTGCAACTCCAAAGAAAAACGCAAATGTCCTGTTACATATTTCAGGATACTTTAAAAAACTTATATCGGCTGATGAAAAGCAGGAATTACTTGAAATTATTGAAAATTATCGCATGTCTTTTATTCCACTAATTGTTCCCATTACCCTGATAAAACATTACGTCAGAAAATACAACATCGCTTATTTACAAAGACAGCACTATCTCAATCCCCACCCGATGGAACTTATGCTGCGAAACCATGTATAG
- a CDS encoding deoxyribodipyrimidine photo-lyase has translation MIVNVNEKKGNLAFIILLPVVYWISRDQRASDNWALIFTQELALQQKVAMVVVFCLVPRFLDAGKSHYHFMLRGLQETEKALQKRNIPFFLLTGSPDREIPRFIKKYRVGTLVTDFNPLRIKQGWNDAVAGNIDIPFYEVDAHNIVPCRIASLKQEYGAYTLRPKIHRLLPEFLDKYPPVRKHPVLWDGQVDTVDWDTCVKSVKATDTGQLFSWIEPGEKAANKALAKFLQNQLQYYDTQRNDPARDAQSHLSPYLHFGQISAQRVVLEILKMTDKGRSGNAFLEELIVRRELSYNFCFYNPQYDNFQGFPAWAKETLNKHRHDERQYTYSPEQFENAGTHDELWNAAQSEMVKRGKMHGYMRMYWAKKILENISEWHIT, from the coding sequence ATGATTGTAAATGTCAATGAGAAAAAAGGGAACTTGGCATTTATTATTCTGCTTCCTGTTGTTTACTGGATAAGCCGTGATCAACGTGCCAGTGACAATTGGGCGCTTATTTTTACCCAGGAGTTAGCCCTTCAGCAGAAAGTTGCTATGGTTGTGGTATTTTGCCTTGTACCACGGTTTCTTGATGCAGGGAAAAGTCATTATCACTTTATGCTCAGGGGATTACAGGAGACGGAAAAAGCCTTACAGAAAAGGAATATCCCCTTCTTTCTCCTTACAGGTTCTCCTGACCGTGAAATACCACGGTTTATCAAAAAATACAGGGTTGGTACTCTTGTGACGGACTTTAATCCCCTCAGAATAAAGCAAGGGTGGAACGATGCTGTAGCGGGAAACATTGACATTCCTTTCTACGAGGTTGATGCGCATAATATCGTGCCTTGCCGGATAGCATCACTGAAACAGGAATATGGAGCATATACATTGCGCCCGAAGATACATCGCCTCTTACCAGAATTTTTGGATAAATACCCACCGGTGAGGAAACATCCTGTACTCTGGGATGGTCAGGTGGATACAGTAGACTGGGATACGTGTGTGAAGTCTGTTAAGGCGACAGATACAGGTCAACTTTTTTCATGGATTGAACCAGGGGAAAAAGCCGCTAATAAGGCACTTGCAAAATTCCTGCAGAATCAATTACAGTATTACGACACACAAAGGAATGACCCTGCAAGGGATGCCCAGTCTCATCTGTCGCCTTATCTTCATTTTGGCCAGATTTCAGCGCAAAGGGTAGTGCTTGAAATTTTAAAGATGACTGACAAGGGCAGATCCGGTAATGCGTTTCTCGAGGAACTTATCGTAAGGCGTGAGCTGTCGTATAATTTTTGCTTTTATAATCCGCAGTATGACAATTTTCAGGGTTTCCCTGCCTGGGCAAAGGAAACCCTGAACAAACACAGGCATGATGAGAGACAATATACGTATTCGCCGGAGCAGTTTGAAAATGCAGGAACCCATGATGAACTATGGAATGCTGCTCAGTCAGAGATGGTCAAAAGAGGAAAGATGCATGGGTACATGAGGATGTACTGGGCAAAAAAAATATTGGAAAATATTTCAGAATGGCATATCACATAA
- a CDS encoding catalase: MKDEKKKLTTNAGAPVPDNQNVMTAGPRGPMLLQDVWFLEKLAHFDREVIPERRMHAKGSGAYGTFTVTHDISRYTKAKIFSQIGKRTDLFTRFSTVAGERGSADAERDIRGFAVKFYTEEGNWDLVGNNTPVFFLRDPLKFPDLNHAVKRDPRTNLRSAHNNWDFWTSLPEALHQITIVMSDRGIPATYRHMHGFGSHTFSLINARGDRHWVKFHLVCQQGIKNLTDEQAGALIGKDRDSHQRDLYESIERRDFPRWKLFIQTMTEKEAATCPYNPFDLTKVWFHKDFPLIEVGIMELNRNPENYFAEVEQSAFNPANVAPGIGFSPDKMLQGRLFSYGDAQRYRLGVNHHLIPVNASRCPFHSYHRDGAMRVDGNHGGTLGYEPNSYGEWKQQQEFAEPPFGLEGSADHWNHRADEDYFSQPGMLFRLMSSEQQEALFSNTARALADTPKEIKIRHIGHCLKADPAYGKGVADAIGISISEILK, encoded by the coding sequence ATGAAAGACGAGAAGAAGAAACTGACCACCAACGCTGGAGCCCCTGTTCCGGACAATCAGAATGTAATGACCGCTGGACCACGTGGTCCGATGCTGCTGCAGGACGTCTGGTTCCTGGAAAAGCTCGCACACTTCGATCGAGAAGTCATCCCCGAGCGGAGAATGCACGCCAAGGGTTCTGGCGCATACGGCACCTTTACTGTCACCCACGACATCAGCCGTTATACAAAAGCAAAGATTTTCTCACAAATCGGGAAAAGGACCGATCTTTTCACCCGTTTTTCAACGGTGGCAGGTGAGCGTGGCTCTGCTGATGCAGAGCGAGACATCCGGGGCTTTGCCGTCAAGTTCTACACGGAGGAGGGTAACTGGGACCTCGTAGGGAACAACACACCCGTCTTTTTTCTGCGGGATCCCCTGAAGTTTCCCGACCTCAACCACGCCGTAAAGCGCGATCCCCGCACAAATCTGCGCAGCGCCCACAACAATTGGGACTTCTGGACTTCGCTTCCCGAGGCACTACACCAGATCACCATTGTCATGAGTGACCGTGGTATACCCGCCACCTACCGTCACATGCACGGATTCGGCAGCCACACATTCAGCCTCATCAACGCCAGGGGTGATCGGCACTGGGTTAAGTTCCATCTGGTCTGCCAGCAGGGCATTAAGAACCTGACAGACGAGCAGGCCGGGGCACTCATCGGGAAGGACCGGGATAGCCACCAGCGCGACCTTTACGAAAGCATTGAGAGGCGGGATTTTCCCCGGTGGAAGCTTTTCATTCAGACAATGACGGAAAAGGAAGCAGCTACCTGCCCTTACAACCCTTTTGACCTCACAAAGGTATGGTTCCACAAGGACTTCCCCCTCATCGAAGTGGGAATAATGGAACTGAACCGCAACCCTGAAAACTACTTCGCCGAAGTGGAGCAGTCGGCCTTCAACCCGGCGAATGTGGCGCCCGGCATCGGCTTCTCGCCGGACAAGATGCTGCAGGGACGTCTTTTCTCTTACGGCGACGCCCAGCGCTACCGTCTCGGTGTGAACCACCATTTGATCCCTGTGAATGCCTCACGTTGTCCTTTCCATAGCTATCACCGAGATGGAGCTATGCGGGTTGACGGCAACCATGGTGGCACTCTCGGTTACGAGCCCAACAGTTACGGCGAGTGGAAGCAACAGCAGGAATTCGCCGAACCTCCCTTCGGCCTGGAGGGATCAGCCGACCACTGGAATCACCGGGCGGATGAGGACTACTTCAGCCAGCCCGGCATGCTGTTCCGTCTCATGAGTTCCGAGCAGCAAGAAGCTCTCTTCAGTAACACTGCACGCGCCTTGGCAGACACACCAAAGGAAATCAAAATTCGCCATATAGGACACTGTCTGAAGGCCGATCCTGCCTATGGCAAAGGTGTGGCTGATGCGATTGGCATATCGATCAGCGAAATACTCAAATAG
- a CDS encoding c-type cytochrome: MKKIICVLIGLLVIALNKPLLAKTGLPGLVRSGQYSKGILHSIIQPDFIQQSLDSIYNVGPYPLYTPELTPGEGREIIQGYCDLCHSVTYITMQPPLPAATWEDEVYKMINTYGALIPEDEIKKVITYLQAHYTPETRNQ; the protein is encoded by the coding sequence ATGAAAAAGATAATATGTGTTTTGATAGGGCTTCTTGTAATCGCCTTGAATAAACCTCTTTTAGCTAAAACGGGTCTCCCCGGACTGGTTCGTAGTGGTCAGTATAGTAAAGGAATTTTGCACAGTATTATTCAGCCCGATTTTATCCAACAATCGTTGGATTCAATTTATAATGTAGGACCATATCCCCTTTATACCCCTGAATTGACTCCGGGTGAAGGCCGCGAGATTATACAAGGTTACTGCGACTTGTGTCACAGCGTTACGTATATTACCATGCAGCCCCCGCTTCCGGCTGCCACGTGGGAAGATGAGGTTTATAAAATGATCAATACGTACGGGGCCCTTATCCCGGAGGATGAGATAAAGAAAGTTATTACATACCTTCAAGCGCATTATACCCCAGAAACCCGTAACCAATAA
- a CDS encoding molybdopterin-dependent oxidoreductase produces MSGEKAKVVSRRFLIKLIGGGAALFGLSKLPSALAQVSGQAIQPMPGFTGPDANPYWGAIGSFVIYPQKLPLIQLTDRPVQLETPRHYFLTPFTPNAAFYVRWHLEGIPNAVNLSEWRLLVEGHVEKTLALTMSDLMKRFKSVSIAAVNQCSGNSRSRFQPRVPGAQWGNGAMGNALFTGVRLKDLLDVAGVKTGSVQVQFEGLEKGRGLKESVSYRYLKSLSLNDPVINETIVAYEMNGEPLPMLNGFPVRLVVPGKFSTYWTKALTWIRVLDKPDTNFWMTKTYCVPDTPRGNTTPKDVKEGRVSMVPVGIMPVRSFIITPDGSGKIPLEMPVTVRGIAFSGYGRVIKVEFSADDGTRWSNAMLGEDYGRYSFRTWKIIWVPKHTGKYVLAVRATDEKGNIQTDEGVWNPKGYLWNKIERQEVMVDVSQ; encoded by the coding sequence ATGTCAGGAGAAAAAGCAAAAGTGGTATCACGCAGGTTTTTGATCAAGTTGATTGGGGGAGGAGCTGCCCTCTTTGGTTTGAGCAAGTTACCGTCGGCCCTGGCTCAGGTCTCTGGTCAGGCTATTCAGCCGATGCCCGGCTTTACCGGACCGGATGCTAATCCGTACTGGGGAGCGATAGGTTCCTTTGTTATTTATCCTCAGAAACTTCCGTTGATTCAGCTTACTGACCGACCGGTCCAGCTGGAAACCCCCCGGCATTACTTCCTTACTCCGTTTACCCCCAATGCTGCATTTTATGTGCGATGGCACCTGGAAGGTATCCCGAATGCCGTGAACCTTTCTGAGTGGCGACTTTTGGTGGAAGGGCATGTTGAAAAAACGCTGGCTTTAACCATGTCCGACCTCATGAAACGATTCAAATCCGTTTCTATTGCAGCAGTCAACCAGTGTTCCGGCAATAGCCGCAGTCGCTTTCAGCCTCGTGTGCCTGGCGCTCAATGGGGGAATGGGGCTATGGGTAACGCCCTCTTTACAGGAGTGCGCCTCAAGGATTTACTGGATGTTGCAGGGGTTAAGACAGGTTCGGTGCAGGTACAGTTTGAGGGGCTGGAAAAGGGGAGAGGATTGAAGGAGAGTGTCTCGTACAGGTATCTGAAATCCCTGAGTTTGAATGACCCGGTTATCAATGAAACCATTGTGGCTTATGAGATGAATGGTGAGCCGCTTCCCATGTTGAACGGATTCCCGGTTCGTTTAGTTGTTCCTGGCAAATTCTCAACGTATTGGACCAAGGCCTTAACCTGGATTCGGGTATTGGACAAACCAGATACGAATTTCTGGATGACGAAGACATATTGTGTTCCTGATACGCCCCGGGGTAACACTACCCCAAAGGACGTCAAGGAGGGTAGGGTCAGTATGGTTCCTGTCGGTATAATGCCCGTCCGTTCGTTTATTATCACACCGGACGGATCGGGTAAAATTCCGTTAGAGATGCCGGTAACTGTGCGTGGCATTGCCTTCAGTGGTTATGGGCGTGTTATCAAAGTGGAGTTCTCTGCAGACGATGGCACCAGATGGAGTAATGCCATGCTCGGAGAAGATTATGGACGGTACTCTTTCCGTACCTGGAAGATAATCTGGGTTCCAAAACACACTGGCAAGTATGTACTTGCCGTGCGGGCAACTGACGAAAAAGGTAATATCCAAACTGACGAAGGCGTTTGGAACCCAAAAGGTTACCTGTGGAATAAGATCGAACGACAGGAAGTGATGGTGGATGTATCGCAGTAG
- a CDS encoding DUF445 domain-containing protein, which produces MSEEKSDAISYRLPPQALGDEAAWLDLNKVRILRNKSFLTNLISAVVFGVSYVIPQFTGRNALMLASLFALSGALTNWLAVYMLFERIPGLYGSGIIALRFDQFKGSIRSLIIENFFTRENFVKVTQNTLPHTIQPELVLDKIDFDKVFRGFVAVIKNSSFGGMFTLFGGEKVIEPMREPFKKEFERQASEILRNIDVASVLQKETDFEIFRSKIASMVDATVNEFTPQRVKEIVEEMMRTHLGWLVVWGGVFGALIGFISAVVL; this is translated from the coding sequence ATGTCTGAAGAAAAGTCAGATGCGATTTCGTACAGGCTTCCGCCACAGGCGCTTGGTGATGAAGCTGCATGGTTGGACTTAAATAAAGTAAGGATACTGAGGAACAAAAGTTTCCTGACCAATTTGATTTCCGCTGTTGTATTTGGGGTTTCTTATGTAATCCCTCAATTTACCGGCCGAAATGCCCTCATGCTGGCCAGTCTTTTTGCCTTATCGGGTGCATTGACGAACTGGCTTGCTGTATATATGCTCTTTGAAAGGATACCAGGACTTTATGGCTCTGGAATTATTGCCCTGAGGTTTGATCAGTTTAAAGGGAGTATTCGTTCTCTTATTATAGAGAACTTTTTTACCAGAGAAAATTTTGTGAAGGTTACCCAAAATACGCTGCCTCACACTATACAGCCAGAGTTGGTGTTGGACAAGATTGATTTTGATAAGGTATTTCGTGGTTTTGTGGCGGTGATCAAAAATTCTTCTTTCGGTGGTATGTTTACCTTATTTGGCGGAGAAAAGGTCATTGAACCCATGCGTGAACCATTTAAAAAGGAATTTGAAAGACAGGCGTCTGAAATTTTGCGTAATATTGACGTAGCCTCTGTTCTACAGAAAGAGACTGATTTTGAAATCTTCCGGTCCAAAATTGCCTCTATGGTGGATGCTACGGTAAACGAATTTACACCACAGCGGGTGAAAGAAATCGTTGAGGAAATGATGCGTACACATTTGGGGTGGCTGGTTGTTTGGGGAGGAGTTTTTGGCGCCTTGATCGGTTTTATCAGCGCTGTGGTTCTTTAA